One genomic region from Campylobacter sp. RM5004 encodes:
- a CDS encoding ABC transporter substrate-binding protein, producing MRFILLILFSLSIFAKEITFKDVVGNEITLNTPVKKIALGFYYTDYLAVGGVKAFDKVVGFSKAVWSEWSPISWQMYLNAMPNLDKITDFGEAEAGTLSVEKILALEPDVLVLAKWQYDTLKDTLNPIKIANIPIIVVDYHEGKLENHEISTKIFGILSGEEKRALEIMNDYKKRLELIQTRTKDIKNKAKVYIEYGINGPADNGVTYSHYMWGALIDKANAKSVADGLIKTWGAINPEEVLLQDPEIIIIAGRESELKKNKTSMVMGNEIIYEEANTRLRGFAARTTWQDLNAVKNKRIFGGYHSMLRTLSDIFMLEFIAKAAYPELFSDINPSDDYINYHKKYLPIIPDGTFMLKLDDEKF from the coding sequence TTGAGATTTATTTTACTTATTTTATTTTCTCTTAGCATTTTTGCTAAAGAAATCACTTTTAAAGATGTAGTTGGTAATGAAATTACCTTAAATACTCCAGTTAAAAAAATTGCTTTAGGATTTTATTATACTGATTATTTAGCAGTTGGTGGTGTGAAGGCTTTTGATAAAGTAGTTGGATTTTCAAAAGCTGTTTGGAGTGAATGGAGTCCGATTTCTTGGCAAATGTATTTAAATGCAATGCCTAACTTAGATAAGATAACTGATTTTGGAGAAGCTGAAGCTGGGACTTTATCGGTTGAAAAGATTTTAGCGCTTGAGCCTGATGTTTTAGTGTTAGCAAAATGGCAATACGATACTTTAAAAGATACTCTAAATCCTATAAAAATCGCAAATATTCCTATCATTGTGGTAGATTATCATGAAGGAAAACTTGAAAATCACGAGATTAGCACTAAGATCTTTGGTATTTTATCAGGTGAAGAAAAAAGAGCTTTAGAAATTATGAATGATTATAAAAAGCGTTTAGAATTAATTCAAACAAGAACAAAAGATATCAAAAATAAAGCTAAAGTATATATTGAATACGGAATAAATGGACCTGCTGATAATGGAGTTACATATTCACATTATATGTGGGGAGCATTGATTGATAAGGCAAATGCTAAAAGCGTAGCCGATGGGCTTATTAAGACTTGGGGTGCAATTAATCCTGAAGAAGTATTGTTGCAAGATCCTGAGATTATAATAATTGCAGGTCGTGAAAGTGAGCTTAAGAAAAATAAAACTTCTATGGTAATGGGAAATGAAATTATTTATGAAGAGGCAAATACTAGATTAAGAGGTTTTGCTGCAAGAACTACTTGGCAAGATCTAAATGCAGTTAAAAATAAAAGAATTTTCGGTGGTTATCATAGTATGTTAAGAACTCTAAGCGATATTTTTATGCTTGAATTTATTGCAAAAGCAGCTTATCCTGAATTATTCAGTGATATTAATCCAAGTGATGATTATATAAATTATCATAAAAAATACTTACCTATTATTCCTGATGGAACATTTATGTTAAAGCTTGATGATGAGAAATTTTAA
- a CDS encoding ABC transporter ATP-binding protein, whose amino-acid sequence MLKINNLYVKKANKVILDNLNLEFELGKIYAILGANGVGKSTLLDSIFELDNKFDMTYKDTNSKDIKAWQSNIGYMLQSFHTHTNLSALEVVLLGAYNDLGLKISDEILAKATKILEQFKISHLANLNIKELSGGQRQMIAFAQVLLKNPKILLLDEPVSALDLKHQCILLEALRKITLENNLISIVVLHDLNLASLFCDEAVFLHNQKVYKKGKIDEIINLDLIKEIYEVKASVNKIDDKTFIQVLGSLNKEKYENTSTKIG is encoded by the coding sequence ATGCTTAAAATAAATAATCTTTATGTAAAAAAGGCAAATAAAGTAATATTAGATAATTTAAACCTAGAATTTGAATTAGGAAAAATATATGCAATTTTGGGAGCAAATGGGGTTGGAAAAAGCACTTTGCTTGATAGCATATTTGAACTAGATAATAAATTTGATATGACCTATAAGGATACTAATTCAAAAGATATTAAGGCTTGGCAAAGCAATATCGGCTATATGCTTCAAAGCTTTCATACTCATACAAATCTTAGTGCTTTAGAAGTAGTTTTATTAGGCGCTTATAATGATTTAGGTTTAAAAATAAGCGATGAGATTTTAGCTAAAGCTACTAAGATTTTAGAGCAGTTTAAGATTTCTCATCTAGCTAATTTAAACATAAAAGAACTTTCGGGCGGACAAAGGCAAATGATTGCTTTTGCACAAGTTTTACTTAAAAATCCAAAGATTTTATTACTTGATGAGCCTGTAAGTGCGCTAGATTTAAAACATCAATGTATTTTATTAGAAGCTTTAAGAAAAATAACTTTAGAAAATAATCTAATAAGCATAGTGGTTTTACATGATTTAAATTTAGCAAGTTTGTTTTGTGATGAAGCAGTGTTTTTACATAATCAAAAAGTATATAAAAAAGGCAAGATTGATGAAATTATAAATCTTGATTTAATTAAAGAAATTTATGAAGTAAAAGCGAGCGTTAATAAAATAGATGATAAAACTTTTATTCAGGTATTAGGCTCATTAAACAAGGAAAAATATGAAAATACATCTACAAAAATTGGTTAA
- a CDS encoding MetQ/NlpA family ABC transporter substrate-binding protein, whose translation MKKLFSLAACVALGANLFADVISVGATPVPHAEILEEVAKIVKEKGHELKIVEFNDYVLPNLAVDDDELDANFFQHKPYLDEFNKQKGTKLSAVAPVHLEPMGAYSKKIKDIKDLSNKALIYIPNDPTNESRALDILEQAGLIELDKNVELKTPLDVVKNPKNLEIKELEAAQLPRVLDECDLAVINSNYALAAKLNPTKDAVIIESKDSPYTNNLVVKTSNIDSEKTKVLVESINDARIKTFIEERYKGEIIPSF comes from the coding sequence ATGAAAAAGTTGTTTAGTTTAGCTGCTTGTGTGGCTTTAGGTGCAAATTTATTTGCTGATGTTATTAGTGTTGGTGCAACACCTGTGCCACATGCAGAGATTTTAGAAGAAGTTGCAAAGATTGTAAAAGAAAAAGGTCATGAGTTAAAAATAGTTGAGTTTAACGACTATGTATTGCCTAATCTTGCTGTAGATGATGATGAATTAGATGCGAACTTTTTTCAGCATAAACCATATTTAGATGAGTTTAATAAACAAAAAGGAACAAAATTAAGCGCAGTTGCACCTGTTCATCTTGAGCCTATGGGAGCATATTCTAAAAAGATAAAAGATATTAAAGATTTAAGCAATAAGGCATTAATTTATATTCCAAATGATCCTACGAATGAAAGTAGAGCACTTGATATATTAGAGCAAGCTGGTTTAATTGAACTTGATAAAAATGTTGAGTTAAAAACTCCACTTGATGTTGTAAAAAATCCTAAAAATCTTGAGATAAAAGAGCTTGAAGCTGCACAATTGCCAAGAGTTTTAGATGAATGCGATTTAGCTGTAATCAATTCAAATTATGCATTAGCAGCAAAGCTAAATCCTACAAAAGATGCAGTAATTATTGAGAGCAAAGATAGTCCTTATACTAATAATCTAGTTGTAAAAACTAGCAATATTGATAGTGAAAAGACTAAGGTTTTGGTTGAGTCTATAAACGATGCAAGAATTAAGACTTTTATAGAAGAAAGATATAAGGGCGAAATAATCCCTAGTTTTTAA
- a CDS encoding methionine ABC transporter permease, translating into MNYFDNFLKHFDKILYPALKETLYMSISATIVGFVLGLILGIFLFVSKKGGLYENLTFYRVLDFLVNIFRSFPFLVLIIALIPFTKLLIGKSIGTTAAIVPLTIGIAPFIAKLVQNALNEVDYGIIEAAKSYGASRVQIIFKVVLYEALPALINAATLTLIVVIGYSAMAGIVGGGGLGDVANRYGYQRFKTDIMIETVIVLIVLVQIVQIWGDLVEKALRKGKDKYLYISILALILLFVYSGNFI; encoded by the coding sequence ATGAATTATTTTGATAATTTTTTAAAACATTTTGACAAGATTTTATATCCTGCTTTAAAAGAGACTTTATATATGAGTATAAGTGCAACCATTGTTGGTTTTGTTTTAGGGCTTATTTTAGGGATTTTTCTTTTTGTTAGTAAAAAGGGTGGTTTATATGAAAATCTTACATTTTATAGAGTGCTTGATTTTTTAGTAAATATTTTCCGTTCTTTTCCGTTTTTAGTGCTAATAATTGCTCTAATTCCTTTTACAAAGCTTTTAATTGGAAAAAGCATAGGAACAACAGCTGCAATTGTGCCACTTACAATAGGAATCGCTCCATTTATTGCAAAATTAGTTCAAAACGCTTTAAATGAAGTTGATTACGGAATAATTGAAGCTGCTAAGAGTTATGGAGCTAGTAGGGTGCAAATTATTTTTAAAGTTGTTTTATATGAAGCATTACCAGCTTTAATAAATGCTGCAACGCTTACCTTAATAGTTGTGATTGGTTATAGTGCAATGGCAGGTATTGTTGGCGGTGGCGGACTTGGAGATGTCGCTAATCGCTATGGTTATCAAAGATTTAAAACAGATATCATGATAGAAACGGTTATAGTGTTGATTGTCCTAGTTCAAATAGTTCAGATTTGGGGCGATTTAGTAGAAAAGGCTTTAAGAAAAGGTAAGGATAAATATCTTTATATTTCAATATTAGCTTTAATTTTATTGTTTGTTTATTCAGGTAATTTTATTTAA
- a CDS encoding MetQ/NlpA family ABC transporter substrate-binding protein, whose amino-acid sequence MKKLALSLAFCLYASAQVLRVGITPYPNATILENVKDDLKELGYELKIVEFNDYILPNLALNDGELDANMYQHKPFLEDFNESKGTDLVAVANVFLPPMAAYSKKIKDLKELKNGALVYIPNDPTNESRALDILEAAGLIKTNKEVKFRSVIDITENPLNLDIKELEAAQVPRVLDECDLAVINTNYALAAKLNPTKDSIYLEDLNSPYVNVIAVKKGNENNEGVKALIKVIKTPKIKNLLEEQFKGAIIPAF is encoded by the coding sequence ATGAAAAAATTAGCTTTAAGTTTAGCATTTTGTTTATATGCAAGTGCGCAAGTTTTAAGAGTAGGAATTACTCCTTATCCAAATGCAACTATTTTAGAAAATGTTAAAGATGACTTAAAAGAATTAGGCTATGAATTAAAAATCGTTGAATTTAATGATTATATCTTGCCAAATCTAGCATTAAACGATGGCGAATTAGATGCTAATATGTATCAACATAAGCCTTTTTTAGAAGACTTTAATGAAAGTAAAGGCACTGATTTAGTAGCAGTTGCAAATGTATTTTTGCCTCCAATGGCAGCATATTCAAAAAAGATTAAGGATTTAAAAGAGCTAAAAAATGGCGCTTTAGTTTATATTCCAAATGACCCTACGAATGAAAGTAGGGCTTTAGATATTCTTGAAGCAGCTGGGCTTATTAAGACAAATAAAGAAGTAAAGTTTAGAAGTGTTATTGATATTACTGAAAATCCTTTAAATCTTGATATAAAAGAGCTTGAAGCTGCACAAGTGCCAAGGGTTTTAGATGAATGTGATTTAGCTGTGATTAATACAAATTACGCACTAGCTGCAAAGCTAAATCCTACAAAGGATTCTATTTATTTAGAAGATTTAAATAGCCCTTATGTAAATGTTATTGCGGTTAAAAAAGGCAATGAAAATAATGAAGGAGTAAAAGCTTTAATAAAAGTTATAAAAACTCCAAAAATTAAAAACTTACTTGAAGAGCAATTTAAAGGTGCTATAATCCCTGCATTTTAA
- a CDS encoding methionine ABC transporter ATP-binding protein, whose product MIEIKNLKKYYGNTCVINDVSLTINQGEIYAIVGQSGAGKSTLLRCINALESYQAGSLKVYGNEIKDLKEKELRKLRSEVGMIFQHFALMGRKTAYENIAMPLILHKKDNIDKRVKELLDLVGLSDKANSYPSNLSGGQKQRIAIARALALNPKILLSDEATSALDPATTNQILDLLKQINKDLGISVVLVTHEMDAVKRVADKACLLSGGEIIGNGEISEIFLKPSRKMREFLDEADCVPESGLNIRLIFPKEVAQDGVISKMARELDIDFSIVWGKIEKLNDIALGSLIININPNDKQRVCEYINKSGVLWEEV is encoded by the coding sequence ATGATTGAGATAAAAAATCTTAAGAAATATTATGGTAATACTTGTGTTATAAATGATGTTAGCCTTACAATTAATCAAGGCGAAATCTACGCAATTGTAGGACAAAGTGGAGCAGGCAAAAGCACACTTTTAAGATGTATAAATGCACTTGAAAGTTATCAAGCAGGCTCGCTAAAAGTTTATGGAAACGAAATAAAAGACCTTAAAGAAAAAGAGCTAAGAAAATTAAGAAGTGAAGTTGGAATGATTTTCCAGCATTTTGCTTTAATGGGAAGAAAAACAGCTTATGAAAATATAGCAATGCCTTTAATCTTACATAAAAAGGACAATATTGATAAAAGGGTTAAAGAATTGCTTGATTTAGTAGGCTTAAGTGATAAGGCTAATTCATATCCAAGCAATCTTAGTGGTGGTCAAAAGCAACGCATTGCAATAGCAAGAGCACTTGCGCTTAATCCTAAGATTTTATTAAGTGATGAAGCAACAAGTGCGCTTGATCCTGCTACAACTAATCAAATCTTAGATTTATTAAAACAAATTAATAAAGATTTAGGAATTAGCGTTGTTTTAGTAACTCACGAAATGGATGCAGTAAAAAGAGTGGCAGATAAAGCGTGTTTATTAAGTGGTGGAGAGATTATTGGAAATGGAGAAATTAGCGAAATATTTTTAAAGCCTAGTAGAAAAATGAGAGAGTTTTTAGATGAGGCTGATTGTGTGCCTGAAAGTGGCCTTAATATTAGGTTAATTTTTCCTAAAGAAGTGGCTCAAGATGGAGTAATTTCTAAAATGGCTAGAGAACTTGATATTGATTTTTCAATAGTTTGGGGAAAGATAGAGAAATTAAACGATATTGCATTAGGCTCTTTGATTATTAATATTAATCCAAATGATAAGCAAAGAGTATGTGAATATATTAATAAAAGTGGTGTTTTATGGGAGGAAGTATGA
- a CDS encoding iron ABC transporter permease, with protein sequence MRNFNEEILTYKLIIKKRLSFLLISFILCILFFIIDISTGPAQLDLIVVCKALLSKIFDIDIQKIHVNIVYNLRLPMALMAVVVGAALGLGGALMQTILNNPLASPYTLGLSAAAGFGASLMIAFNVSIISSFFSIPLGAFLASLLSSSVLFMFAKNNNYNTQSLVLVGIALLFLFQSFLSLVQYLSSPEVSQQILFWLFGSLSKATYLNILIVFAVTIFVYLFLLKDNWALSVFRLGEKNAKVLGVNLVYLRIKVLFCVCLVSSVAISFVGVIGFIGLVAPHIARIIIGEDQRFFLPASMIIGALFLSLASSVSKIIVPGALFPIGIVTSFIGVPFFFFIILRNKNA encoded by the coding sequence ATGAGAAATTTTAACGAAGAAATTCTTACATACAAGCTAATAATTAAAAAGAGATTAAGCTTTTTATTAATCTCTTTTATTTTATGTATATTATTTTTTATCATAGATATTTCCACAGGTCCTGCTCAGCTTGATTTAATTGTAGTTTGTAAAGCTTTATTATCAAAAATATTTGATATTGATATTCAAAAAATCCATGTTAATATTGTTTATAATTTAAGACTACCTATGGCTTTAATGGCTGTTGTAGTTGGTGCTGCACTAGGTCTTGGTGGAGCATTAATGCAAACTATTTTAAACAATCCTTTAGCAAGTCCATATACTTTAGGGCTTAGTGCTGCTGCTGGTTTTGGAGCGTCTTTAATGATTGCTTTTAATGTAAGTATTATTAGCTCGTTTTTTAGCATTCCATTAGGTGCATTTTTGGCAAGCTTGTTAAGTTCAAGTGTATTATTTATGTTTGCTAAAAACAATAATTATAACACCCAAAGCCTTGTGTTGGTCGGAATAGCTTTATTATTCTTATTTCAATCTTTTTTATCTTTAGTTCAGTATTTATCAAGCCCTGAAGTATCACAGCAGATTTTGTTTTGGTTATTTGGTAGTTTATCAAAAGCAACTTACTTAAATATTTTAATAGTATTTGCTGTAACTATATTTGTTTATTTGTTTTTATTAAAGGATAATTGGGCTTTAAGCGTATTTAGATTAGGCGAAAAGAATGCTAAGGTTTTAGGTGTTAATTTGGTTTATCTTAGAATAAAGGTATTATTTTGCGTTTGTTTGGTTAGCTCGGTTGCAATATCTTTTGTAGGGGTTATTGGCTTTATCGGACTTGTTGCACCACATATTGCAAGAATAATAATAGGAGAAGATCAAAGATTTTTCCTACCCGCATCTATGATAATAGGAGCTTTATTTTTAAGTCTTGCTTCAAGTGTATCAAAAATAATAGTTCCGGGAGCATTGTTTCCGATAGGTATAGTAACTTCTTTTATAGGAGTTCCGTTTTTCTTCTTTATAATTCTAAGGAATAAAAATGCTTAA